In one window of Candidatus Scalindua sp. DNA:
- a CDS encoding FprA family A-type flavoprotein: MASINLKDNIYWVGALEPDMRIFDIVFETDHGTTYNSYLIKDEKTVLIDTVKGKFTDEFLSKINDLTDPQTIDYIIVSHTEPDHSGSLQELLKYAKNAKIIASKSGGHLLKSLLTIPVDVITIEDCPRLTIGTNDLQFIPAPYLHWPDTIFTYLEQEKILFSCDVFSSHYCDERIFDDLMSNFDSYQHYYFDCIMRPYKSYVLKAVDKIKDLKIEIIATGHGPVLRKTPKKYIENWRKWSETGLRERKNILILYTTIYGNTEKMADAIAKGASGRDADVTLVDIMETNFQKIRDDLEKADGILIGSPTIAGDVPKPVWDALSLISSVQSMILLGSAFGSFGWSGEATRMMEDRLSGLHIRLHKPSLKIKLTADKTILSKCEEFGIEFADALQKLYAKLRSGQNTQ; encoded by the coding sequence ATGGCCTCTATTAATTTAAAAGACAATATATACTGGGTCGGGGCATTGGAACCTGATATGAGGATCTTTGATATAGTTTTCGAAACTGATCATGGAACAACCTACAACTCATATCTTATCAAAGATGAAAAAACTGTTTTGATCGATACCGTCAAAGGTAAATTTACCGATGAGTTCCTCTCTAAGATAAACGATCTTACCGATCCTCAAACTATTGATTATATTATTGTGAGTCATACCGAGCCAGACCATTCCGGATCACTGCAAGAGCTCTTAAAATATGCGAAAAACGCAAAGATCATTGCATCAAAATCGGGAGGTCATCTGCTGAAAAGCCTGCTCACGATACCAGTTGATGTAATAACGATTGAGGATTGCCCCCGGCTCACTATCGGCACAAATGATTTACAGTTTATTCCTGCCCCATATTTACACTGGCCGGATACTATTTTCACCTACCTGGAACAGGAAAAGATACTTTTCAGCTGTGATGTCTTCAGCTCTCATTATTGCGATGAAAGAATATTCGACGACCTCATGTCAAATTTTGACTCTTATCAACACTATTACTTTGATTGTATAATGCGTCCCTATAAATCTTATGTCCTGAAGGCTGTTGACAAGATTAAAGATTTAAAAATTGAGATTATTGCAACAGGTCACGGCCCCGTTCTGCGAAAAACCCCAAAAAAGTATATCGAAAACTGGCGAAAATGGAGTGAAACAGGTTTAAGGGAAAGAAAGAACATTCTCATCTTATACACCACTATTTATGGCAACACAGAGAAAATGGCAGATGCTATTGCAAAAGGAGCATCAGGAAGAGACGCTGATGTTACATTAGTTGACATTATGGAGACCAATTTCCAAAAGATAAGAGATGATCTTGAGAAGGCAGATGGCATCCTCATTGGATCTCCCACCATTGCCGGAGATGTTCCGAAACCGGTGTGGGATGCACTTTCCCTCATCTCTTCAGTACAATCAATGATACTCCTGGGTTCTGCATTTGGATCGTTTGGCTGGAGCGGGGAGGCCACCAGAATGATGGAGGACAGGTTAAGCGGTCTCCATATCAGGCTGCATAAGCCTTCATTAAAGATAAAGCTGACTGCAGATAAAACGATCCTGAGTAAATGTGAGGAATTTGGGATTGAATTTGCGGATGCCCTTCAAAAGCTTTATGCAAAATTGAGATCCGGGCAGAACACGCAATAG
- the arsB gene encoding ACR3 family arsenite efflux transporter: MMEKRHGMGFFERYLTIWVGLCIAVGIIIDKIVPNFAKTLDGLNIDVNGAPVVSIPIAVCLFFMMYPIMVKIDFAGVVKAGKGIKPVGLTLFVNWAIKPFTMYAIAYAFLGLLFRQFIGPDALDYIKIPFGLDLPLGGEYGSGTVVMHGGIKMVAVPLWRSYLAGCILLGAAPCTAMVLVWGYLAKGNEGLTLVMVAINSLVMLFLFGPIGGFLLGVGKLPVPWEALLLSVGVYVALPLLTGFVSRKWIILRNGQEWFEEKFLYLLTPITITALLLTLILLFSLKGAVIMTNPLTILWIAIPLSVQTMVIFSITYSAARIMNLSYENAAPSAMIGASNHFEVAIATAVMLFGLSSGAALATVVGVLIEVPLMLALVGFCKRTRHWF, translated from the coding sequence ATGATGGAGAAGAGACATGGTATGGGATTTTTTGAGCGTTATCTGACTATCTGGGTAGGTCTGTGCATCGCGGTTGGTATCATAATAGATAAAATTGTGCCGAATTTTGCAAAAACGCTTGATGGACTGAATATTGATGTTAATGGTGCACCTGTTGTTTCTATTCCCATTGCTGTCTGTCTCTTTTTCATGATGTACCCTATTATGGTCAAGATTGATTTTGCCGGGGTGGTAAAGGCAGGGAAGGGAATTAAACCCGTGGGGTTGACGCTGTTTGTCAATTGGGCAATTAAACCTTTTACCATGTACGCGATAGCCTACGCGTTTCTCGGCCTCTTATTCCGTCAGTTTATTGGACCGGATGCACTGGATTATATCAAAATACCCTTTGGACTTGATCTGCCGTTAGGGGGAGAATACGGGTCGGGAACGGTTGTCATGCACGGAGGTATAAAGATGGTGGCCGTGCCTTTGTGGAGGAGTTATCTCGCAGGTTGTATCTTATTGGGTGCTGCTCCATGTACTGCAATGGTATTGGTCTGGGGATATTTAGCGAAAGGCAACGAGGGTCTCACTCTCGTAATGGTAGCGATAAACTCACTCGTAATGCTGTTTCTCTTCGGGCCAATCGGGGGATTTTTGCTGGGTGTAGGCAAATTGCCTGTACCCTGGGAGGCATTATTATTGTCTGTGGGAGTCTACGTAGCGCTACCTCTATTGACAGGGTTTGTGTCCAGAAAATGGATTATCTTAAGAAATGGGCAAGAGTGGTTTGAGGAAAAATTTTTGTATCTTCTTACACCAATCACGATCACGGCACTCTTATTAACGTTGATCCTGCTCTTTTCATTGAAAGGGGCAGTCATTATGACAAATCCATTAACCATTCTATGGATTGCGATCCCGCTTTCGGTCCAGACGATGGTTATTTTTTCAATTACCTATTCTGCTGCAAGGATTATGAACCTCTCATATGAAAACGCAGCGCCAAGTGCCATGATCGGAGCTTCGAATCACTTTGAAGTAGCGATTGCAACAGCAGTAATGTTGTTTGGTTTATCTTCCGGTGCTGCTCTGGCAACAGTTGTTGGTGTGTTAATTGAAGTTCCGCTGATGCTGGCGTTAGTAGGGTTTTGTAAAAGAACCAGGCATTGGTTTTAG
- a CDS encoding DUF3365 domain-containing protein, translated as MHYTLFNFNFAVIVSLLLTYSATDSICFAAEHDRQAFVYGSRIDISNKPGTVEKENLQKFARIITDLLMVTRNIIAKNQELINRDPITGNYYFKGFVPAVVGSEIANDFTLLTGWKLKQTSLKVRNPSNTPDKWEVKVLRSFEAAESSKAVSFGEIVEIDGQKTYRFMKPIYVDKTCLECHSEKQKLKPAVRQFMARKYPHDLAHGYKEGDIRGGISIAIPVEMTKH; from the coding sequence ATGCATTATACTCTTTTTAATTTCAATTTTGCTGTAATAGTTTCTCTCCTGCTTACGTATAGTGCAACAGATAGTATCTGTTTTGCCGCTGAGCATGACAGACAGGCGTTCGTATATGGTTCACGCATCGATATATCTAATAAGCCTGGAACTGTTGAAAAGGAAAACTTACAGAAATTTGCAAGAATAATAACAGACCTGTTGATGGTCACAAGAAACATAATTGCAAAGAACCAGGAGCTTATAAACAGAGACCCGATAACAGGAAATTATTATTTCAAAGGATTTGTACCCGCAGTAGTAGGATCAGAAATCGCAAACGACTTCACTCTCCTGACCGGGTGGAAACTGAAGCAGACAAGCCTCAAGGTCAGGAATCCATCTAATACTCCCGATAAGTGGGAAGTGAAAGTATTGAGATCATTTGAGGCAGCAGAAAGTTCAAAAGCTGTCAGCTTTGGAGAGATTGTGGAGATAGATGGACAGAAGACATATAGATTCATGAAACCTATTTATGTTGATAAGACCTGTCTGGAATGCCATAGTGAAAAACAGAAACTTAAACCTGCAGTCAGACAGTTTATGGCAAGAAAATATCCCCATGACCTGGCACATGGATATAAAGAGGGAGATATTCGCGGCGGGATAAGTATTGCTATTCCAGTAGAAATGACAAAACATTAA
- a CDS encoding SulP family inorganic anion transporter, whose translation MFDLILKQKNNVKNDLLSGLTVAFALVPEAVAFAFVAGVDPAVGLWAAFFVGIITSSIGGRPGMISGATGAMAVVMTSFVILYGLEYLFAAVILCGVIQILCGFFKLGKFVRLLPHPVMLGFVNGLAIVIFRSQFGQLKGDHHVLYNNATQTFEVTAKWISGNSLYTTIGILIVTMMIIRFLPRLTKAIPATLVAILFTTSLAHLLPIESVTVKDFVDTQTRLTLEKNFKTREFHKIKDELRLSDVHSIGTIVANANEQVYEQEETRKAGRFMVPKISLSWKDLEIIFGLAITLAAIGLIESLMTLTLIDELTESRGKSNRECIGQGIANMVSGFFGSMGGCAMIGQSMINISSGGRGRLSGISAALFLFCFIVFPPLWKFIEMIPVASLIGVMFIVVIGTFEWTSLRLWNKIPKSDFMIIAIVSAVTVTHDLAIAVTIGVVISALVFAWKKSQRISAEIKYRNGVKTYILDGPIFFGSVTSFKNIFTPSQDPRNVIIEFQNARVYDHSALEAINTVSEKYRELGKFLTLKHLSRECQILIKRANSIVEVDIHHDPDYHIATDQLD comes from the coding sequence ATGTTTGACTTGATCTTAAAGCAAAAGAATAATGTAAAAAATGACCTGCTGTCAGGGTTAACGGTTGCATTTGCATTAGTTCCTGAGGCCGTAGCCTTTGCCTTTGTTGCGGGTGTAGATCCAGCAGTCGGTCTTTGGGCAGCTTTCTTTGTCGGCATCATTACTTCTTCGATTGGGGGAAGACCAGGAATGATCTCCGGAGCAACCGGAGCAATGGCAGTTGTTATGACAAGCTTTGTTATCCTCTATGGCCTCGAATACCTGTTTGCTGCAGTAATACTCTGCGGGGTCATTCAGATACTCTGCGGTTTCTTCAAACTGGGGAAGTTTGTTCGACTCCTGCCACATCCGGTGATGCTGGGATTTGTGAATGGCCTTGCAATCGTGATCTTCAGGTCACAGTTCGGCCAGCTAAAAGGTGACCATCATGTGCTGTATAACAATGCTACTCAGACTTTTGAGGTAACTGCTAAATGGATCAGCGGCAACAGCCTTTATACGACAATAGGGATCCTGATAGTAACCATGATGATTATCCGCTTTTTACCAAGACTTACAAAGGCAATTCCTGCTACACTTGTGGCCATTCTCTTTACAACTTCTCTGGCACATCTCCTGCCGATTGAGTCAGTTACCGTAAAGGATTTTGTTGATACACAGACAAGGTTAACATTGGAAAAGAATTTTAAGACAAGGGAGTTCCACAAAATCAAAGATGAACTGAGACTATCCGATGTTCACTCAATAGGTACCATAGTTGCAAATGCCAACGAACAAGTCTATGAACAGGAAGAGACTCGCAAAGCCGGCCGCTTCATGGTCCCGAAAATCTCTTTATCATGGAAAGACCTTGAAATTATATTTGGCCTCGCGATTACACTTGCGGCAATCGGCCTCATTGAATCCCTCATGACGCTAACGCTGATTGATGAGTTGACTGAGAGCAGGGGAAAAAGCAACAGGGAGTGTATCGGTCAGGGGATTGCCAATATGGTATCAGGTTTTTTTGGAAGTATGGGTGGTTGTGCAATGATAGGGCAATCGATGATTAATATCAGTTCCGGTGGTCGTGGTCGTCTGTCGGGTATCTCCGCAGCCCTGTTCCTATTCTGTTTTATCGTATTCCCTCCGCTCTGGAAATTTATTGAAATGATACCCGTTGCATCTCTGATTGGCGTTATGTTTATCGTTGTGATCGGCACATTCGAGTGGACAAGTCTTCGCCTCTGGAACAAGATCCCCAAAAGTGATTTCATGATTATAGCAATTGTCTCTGCCGTAACGGTAACCCACGACCTGGCAATCGCCGTCACCATTGGTGTGGTAATTTCTGCTTTAGTTTTTGCCTGGAAGAAATCACAACGCATCAGTGCAGAAATAAAATACCGCAATGGAGTCAAGACATATATTCTCGATGGCCCCATCTTTTTTGGTTCTGTTACAAGTTTTAAAAATATCTTTACTCCCTCTCAAGATCCAAGAAATGTCATTATTGAATTTCAGAATGCCCGCGTCTATGATCACTCTGCCTTGGAGGCTATCAATACCGTTAGTGAAAAATACAGGGAGCTCGGAAAATTTCTGACGCTTAAGCATCTGAGCAGGGAGTGTCAGATCCTCATCAAGAGAGCCAACAGTATCGTGGAGGTTGATATTCACCACGACCCCGATTATCACATTGCAACAGATCAACTAGATTAA
- a CDS encoding response regulator produces the protein MAKKILIVEDEQAFHELYAAIFEERDYDLIFAYDGDEAMMKLEETKPDLILLDMLMDMVTGDTFFLHLKGMPEYEDIPVIIISACSQKQYKNLKKLDPNVVYIEKPYLTKEKLLDEVDKKLSP, from the coding sequence ATGGCGAAGAAAATACTGATAGTAGAGGATGAACAAGCCTTTCACGAACTGTATGCTGCAATATTTGAAGAGAGAGATTACGATCTGATTTTTGCCTATGATGGTGATGAAGCAATGATGAAGCTGGAAGAGACGAAACCTGATCTGATACTGCTGGACATGCTTATGGATATGGTAACAGGAGACACGTTTTTCTTACACCTCAAAGGCATGCCGGAATACGAAGATATTCCCGTAATAATAATCAGTGCCTGCTCACAAAAACAGTATAAAAACCTAAAAAAGTTAGATCCAAATGTTGTCTACATTGAAAAGCCGTATCTCACCAAGGAAAAATTACTCGATGAAGTAGACAAAAAGTTATCGCCCTGA
- a CDS encoding metalloregulator ArsR/SmtB family transcription factor: protein MILLYREGELCVCELTYALKLSQPKISRHLALLRQCGLLHDRREGQWVYYKVNRGLPAWSLEVLEVVTREFNKSKHYEEDQLRLQSMKGRPSAAICCS, encoded by the coding sequence ATGATTCTCCTCTATCGGGAAGGAGAGCTCTGCGTATGTGAATTAACGTATGCCCTTAAATTATCACAACCAAAGATTTCAAGGCATCTTGCCCTGTTGCGGCAATGCGGTCTCTTACATGATAGAAGAGAAGGACAATGGGTCTATTACAAAGTGAACCGGGGCCTGCCTGCCTGGTCACTGGAGGTTCTGGAGGTAGTGACACGGGAATTTAACAAGAGTAAGCACTATGAGGAGGACCAATTACGATTGCAATCAATGAAAGGCCGCCCCAGCGCTGCGATATGCTGCAGCTGA
- a CDS encoding ferredoxin, with protein MKASVNADECTGCELCTQTCPEIFEMDGDIAVAKDGDVPAELEETCRQAAEECPVECINIDE; from the coding sequence ATGAAGGCAAGCGTTAACGCTGACGAATGTACTGGCTGCGAACTCTGTACGCAGACATGTCCTGAAATCTTTGAGATGGATGGTGATATTGCGGTTGCAAAAGATGGCGATGTCCCAGCTGAACTGGAAGAGACCTGTAGGCAGGCCGCTGAAGAGTGTCCGGTTGAATGTATCAACATTGACGAGTAA
- a CDS encoding sensor histidine kinase, whose translation MKLTKLGKKLLCYFLLVSIVPISITGTIVYKYLHDQTKDEAFRALESTANTIKSHLDLLLQKKRCRVVDFSSDGLIRDYTGQLITQPENTSEIRRALNNHLLTNKLSLDPDIISISILDPVGQIIASTSQELIGNNESQKNYFRFPYLSAETSGFFFADALPESGTESISDLIFSSMLTDRIVHNPLGIIAMKVKGTILENIIDTQRHYTQYEQKENHSAHFSNVYILSNASTIIAKLKTNDNRSHRKSIDPEALRRVSGLGKNYSGSYVNPYGITVLGTLLFVPETQWTIVTEKNLEEAFLPLTRLKYIFGIAGSVVVFLILSGTTVIFSHLSADIRKLLIGIKKVAHGNLTQPITIGKRNDEIQEVVVEFNSMVKQLRISNESNAALRSLDRLKDNIIKDVSHELKSPLSQLRLALELWLDRQVYNGTDRRKANHKNDHFISIIKVNIGRLNKTIESVLTLADLESGTEKYDKEPINIGELILQVTAGLRLIAENQDLSIKTDIADHLPEFLGDRMKIMRVVSNLIDNAIKYTKAGTIIVSAKNRYDEIEVSVKDTGVGISLPKHLQGKIFDRFYQEKKIKSEGVGLGLAICNTIIKAHGGRIWFESSRTGKGTTFKFALPKPSLDDYHECMCSPQ comes from the coding sequence ATGAAACTGACCAAATTAGGCAAAAAACTTTTATGTTATTTCCTCTTGGTTTCAATAGTTCCCATCAGTATTACCGGCACAATAGTTTACAAATATCTCCATGACCAGACAAAAGATGAGGCGTTCAGAGCATTAGAATCAACTGCCAATACTATTAAATCTCATCTGGACCTCTTGTTGCAGAAAAAGCGATGCAGGGTTGTAGATTTCAGTTCTGACGGTTTAATCAGAGATTATACCGGACAGTTGATAACGCAGCCTGAGAACACCTCTGAGATCAGGAGAGCATTAAACAACCACTTGTTGACAAATAAATTAAGCCTGGATCCTGATATTATCAGCATTTCAATTCTTGATCCTGTCGGTCAGATTATCGCCTCGACTTCTCAAGAGCTGATCGGAAACAACGAATCACAAAAAAACTACTTCCGTTTCCCATACCTTTCAGCGGAGACATCGGGGTTTTTCTTTGCAGATGCCCTGCCTGAGTCGGGCACTGAAAGCATCTCTGATCTCATATTTTCCTCAATGTTAACAGACAGAATAGTTCATAATCCTTTGGGTATTATCGCCATGAAAGTAAAAGGCACTATTCTCGAGAACATCATTGATACACAGAGGCATTATACTCAATATGAACAAAAAGAAAACCATTCCGCTCATTTCAGCAATGTATATATTTTATCCAATGCATCAACGATAATTGCGAAATTAAAAACGAACGATAATCGTTCGCACAGAAAATCAATCGATCCTGAAGCACTACGAAGAGTGTCAGGATTAGGGAAGAATTATTCTGGATCTTATGTAAACCCCTATGGTATTACGGTGTTGGGAACTCTCCTGTTTGTACCGGAAACACAGTGGACTATTGTAACAGAGAAAAATCTTGAAGAGGCATTTTTACCACTGACAAGATTAAAATATATTTTTGGTATTGCAGGGAGTGTAGTAGTATTTTTAATACTTTCAGGCACCACTGTCATTTTCAGCCATTTGAGTGCAGACATAAGAAAATTGCTGATAGGTATCAAAAAAGTGGCTCATGGTAATTTAACCCAACCAATAACAATTGGTAAAAGGAATGATGAAATTCAAGAGGTTGTTGTGGAATTCAACTCAATGGTGAAACAACTCAGGATTTCAAACGAGAGTAATGCCGCACTAAGAAGTCTTGACAGATTGAAGGATAACATAATCAAGGATGTATCACATGAACTGAAATCTCCGTTGTCTCAACTGAGGCTTGCATTGGAATTATGGTTGGATAGACAGGTCTATAACGGAACAGATCGAAGGAAAGCAAACCACAAGAATGACCATTTTATCAGTATCATAAAAGTAAATATTGGAAGACTGAATAAAACGATAGAAAGTGTATTGACTCTGGCGGATCTCGAATCCGGTACAGAAAAATACGATAAAGAACCTATTAATATCGGAGAATTAATACTTCAGGTAACTGCAGGTCTCAGATTGATAGCGGAGAATCAAGATTTGTCAATAAAAACAGACATTGCTGATCACTTGCCCGAATTTCTGGGAGATAGAATGAAGATCATGAGAGTTGTTTCTAATTTAATAGATAATGCTATCAAGTACACAAAAGCTGGAACTATTATCGTCTCTGCAAAGAACAGGTATGATGAGATTGAAGTATCAGTCAAGGATACCGGAGTGGGCATAAGTTTGCCAAAACACCTGCAGGGTAAGATATTTGATCGGTTTTATCAGGAAAAAAAAATAAAAAGTGAAGGCGTTGGTTTAGGGCTGGCAATCTGTAACACAATTATTAAGGCACATGGCGGCAGAATCTGGTTCGAAAGCAGTCGAACGGGCAAAGGGACAACATTTAAATTTGCTCTCCCAAAACCAAGTCTTGACGATTACCATGAGTGCATGTGCAGTCCTCAGTAG